A portion of the Podospora pseudoanserina strain CBS 124.78 chromosome 2, whole genome shotgun sequence genome contains these proteins:
- a CDS encoding hypothetical protein (EggNog:ENOG503P1WZ) yields the protein MPHKHTRREKDENTFDLPPTQIAKPLPPTTISKKKENEKNNKKRKPQQPKKGDDPNQQNDAPKPKKRKRGDKNDDAPRAFKRLMAINEGRLPRSGLDNGDAPKKKKKGGDIRKPVEKAKETTAEEKREELKIMPGESMAEFNQRVDAALPISGLVTKTKLKDGKDPLGLKVKRTLKEKKMHNMYAEWRMIDAKIKEKREEELEELEEKEMENEAMGVSWKLEQEAGKKKGKKKTKYIGEDNGPEGDPWAEIKKKRNEGKVGLNEVAQAPPELTKPRMNSLVRGAKVQVADIPKAAGSLRQREELQGIRENVVEQYRKLMEGRRAALATEGKERDD from the exons ATGCCGCACAAACACACCCGTCGCGAGAAGGACGAAAACAC CTTcgacctccccccaacccaaatAGCCAAaccactcccacccaccaccatttccaaaaagaaagaaaacgagaaaaacaacaagaaaagaaaaccccagcagccaaaGAAGGGCGATGATCCAAATCAGCAAAATGAcgcccccaaacccaaaaagagaaaacgCGGTGACAAGAATGACGATGCGCCTCGTGCTTTCaagaggttgatggcgaTCAATGAGGGGAGGTTACCGCGCTCGGGGTTGGATAATGGTGATgcgccaaagaagaagaagaagggaggggaCATCAGGAAGCCAGTGGAAAAGGCGAAGGAGACGACcgcagaggagaagagggaagagCTCAAGATAATGCCGGGAGAGTCCATGGCTGAGTTCAACCAGCGTGTTGATGCTGCGCTGCCGATTAGTGGCTTGGTTACCAAGACTAAGCTCAAGGACGGGAAGGATCCGTTGGGGCTCAAGGTGAAGAGGacgttgaaggagaagaagatgcaTAATATGTATGCCGAGTGGAGGATGATTGATGcgaagatcaaggagaagagggaggaggaacttgaggagctggaggagaaggagatggagaatgAGGCTATGGGGGTTTCTtggaagctggagcaggaagctgggaagaagaaggggaagaagaagacaaagtATATTGGGGAGGATAATGGGCCCGAGGGGGATCCGTGGGcggagatcaagaagaagaggaatgAGGGGAAGGTTGGGTTGAATGAGGTTGCGCAGGCGCCGCCCGAGTTGacgaagccgaggatgaaTAGCTTGGTGAGGGGGGCGAAGGTGCAGGTTGCGGATATTCCAAAGGCGGCGGGGAGTTtgaggcagagggaggagttgcAGGGGATTAGGGAGAATGTGGTGGAGCAGTATCGCAagctgatggaggggaggagggcggcgttggctacggaggggaaggagagggatgatTAG